From Cellulophaga lytica DSM 7489, a single genomic window includes:
- the rpsG gene encoding 30S ribosomal protein S7 has translation MRKKQAKKRPLLPDPKFNDQLVTRFVNMMMWDGKKSVAFKVFYDAIAIVDEKNTDEEKSALELWKEALSNVMPHVEVRSRRVGGATFQIPMQIRPDRKISTAMKWLISYSRKRNEKSMAQKLAAEILAAAKEEGAAVKKRVDTHKMAEANKAFSHFRF, from the coding sequence ATGAGAAAAAAACAGGCGAAAAAAAGGCCTCTTTTACCGGATCCAAAATTTAATGATCAATTAGTGACGCGTTTCGTTAATATGATGATGTGGGATGGTAAAAAATCTGTAGCCTTTAAGGTGTTCTATGATGCAATTGCAATTGTAGATGAAAAAAATACTGACGAGGAAAAGTCGGCTTTGGAATTATGGAAGGAAGCGTTATCTAATGTTATGCCTCACGTAGAAGTGCGTAGTCGTAGAGTTGGTGGTGCTACATTTCAAATACCAATGCAGATTAGACCAGATCGTAAAATATCTACAGCTATGAAGTGGTTGATTAGTTATTCTCGTAAGAGAAATGAAAAATCAATGGCTCAGAAGTTAGCTGCTGAAATCTTAGCTGCTGCTAAAGAGGAAGGCGCTGCTGTTAAAAAGAGAGTAGATACTCATAAGATGGCTGAAGCAAACAAAGCATTCTCACATTTTAGATTCTAA
- the rpsL gene encoding 30S ribosomal protein S12, translating into MPTISQLVRKGRVSITKKSKSAALDSCPQRRGVCTRVYTTTPKKPNSAMRKVARVRLTNGKEVNAYIPGEGHNLQEHSIVLVRGGRVKDLPGVRYHIVRGALDTAGVAGRTQRRSKYGAKRPKK; encoded by the coding sequence ATGCCAACAATTTCACAATTAGTACGAAAAGGAAGGGTCTCAATTACTAAGAAGAGTAAATCGGCTGCTTTGGATTCGTGTCCTCAAAGAAGAGGGGTTTGTACGCGTGTTTACACAACTACTCCAAAGAAACCAAACTCTGCAATGCGTAAAGTTGCAAGGGTTAGGTTAACAAATGGAAAAGAAGTAAATGCTTACATCCCGGGTGAGGGTCACAATTTACAAGAGCACTCGATAGTATTAGTAAGAGGCGGAAGAGTAAAAGATTTACCAGGTGTTAGATATCACATCGTTAGAGGTGCTTTGGATACAGCAGGTGTTGCTGGAAGAACTCAGCGTAGGTCTAAGTATGGAGCTAAACGCCCTAAGAAGTAA
- a CDS encoding RagB/SusD family nutrient uptake outer membrane protein, whose amino-acid sequence MKRLIYKITLCIISSAIFTSCEDLDVENTNQPDLVQALASADDVKSLLDGSTTNAFTHLIGFTGIYMNLMADQTTTTNAYLSFWNFADQPRVQINNSSTNADLGSHVGSNWSSLNNYIYSANTVIDLIEFKGNTMIVDDVDKTQEMLATAYFVKGLCQGYISLLFDKAYIVNPDTDLAALEFKTYKELNDVAIQNLDTAISLAQSDSSISLKIHNAYTIDNATFIKLANSFAAKILINLPRTKAEASTTDYNKVLTYVNKGITEDFNPPTDGGYQFFNNMQDWSTYTLSDGAGYLPTDIKIASLFDETYPKDYPTDASVTPEPANSSDPRLDEYFEYVTAFGFLRESRGRELFTNYRHRRYFTNNDRGTDPGLSTDIFHTEELDYIKAEATLYASGAGAAKTILDNSVRFTKGGITTGGTPEEIEKALFYEYSIELDLGSTIGTQWMFMRRHDLLQTGTPLQFPVPGTELEITGDQLYTFGGESNGSQEGTADGSNSWNGN is encoded by the coding sequence ATGAAAAGATTAATATACAAAATAACGTTATGCATCATTTCCAGCGCAATTTTTACCAGCTGTGAAGATTTAGATGTAGAAAACACGAACCAACCAGATCTAGTTCAAGCACTAGCAAGTGCAGACGACGTTAAAAGTTTGCTAGACGGTTCTACAACAAATGCCTTTACACATTTAATAGGGTTTACAGGTATTTATATGAATTTAATGGCTGATCAAACAACAACGACTAATGCTTATTTAAGTTTTTGGAATTTTGCAGATCAACCTAGAGTACAAATAAACAACAGTAGTACAAATGCTGATTTAGGCTCACACGTAGGGTCTAACTGGTCTTCTTTAAACAATTACATATATAGCGCTAACACAGTTATTGACTTAATTGAGTTTAAAGGAAATACTATGATTGTTGATGATGTAGATAAAACTCAAGAAATGTTAGCAACAGCATACTTTGTTAAAGGCTTATGTCAAGGCTACATATCTTTACTTTTTGATAAAGCATATATAGTAAATCCTGATACAGATTTAGCCGCTTTAGAGTTTAAGACTTACAAAGAACTTAATGATGTTGCCATTCAGAATCTAGATACTGCTATCTCTTTAGCTCAAAGCGATTCTAGTATATCGTTAAAAATACACAATGCATATACTATTGACAATGCTACTTTTATTAAGCTAGCAAATTCTTTTGCTGCTAAAATATTAATTAACTTACCTAGAACTAAAGCAGAAGCTAGTACAACGGATTATAACAAAGTACTTACATATGTTAACAAAGGGATTACAGAGGATTTTAACCCTCCTACAGATGGCGGTTATCAATTTTTTAACAATATGCAAGACTGGTCTACTTATACTTTAAGTGATGGTGCTGGTTATTTGCCTACTGATATTAAAATTGCTTCATTATTTGATGAAACATATCCTAAAGATTATCCAACAGATGCTTCAGTAACACCTGAACCTGCAAATTCTTCTGACCCAAGATTAGATGAATATTTTGAATATGTTACTGCGTTTGGCTTCTTAAGAGAGTCTAGAGGTAGAGAATTATTTACAAACTACAGACATCGTAGGTATTTCACTAACAATGATAGAGGAACAGATCCTGGTTTATCTACAGACATATTTCACACAGAAGAACTAGACTACATAAAAGCAGAAGCAACATTATATGCATCTGGTGCAGGTGCCGCTAAAACTATACTAGACAATTCTGTAAGATTTACTAAAGGTGGCATAACAACTGGAGGTACACCTGAAGAAATTGAAAAAGCATTGTTTTATGAATATTCTATAGAACTAGACTTAGGTAGCACAATAGGTACTCAATGGATGTTTATGAGAAGACACGATTTATTACAAACTGGAACTCCTCTACAGTTTCCTGTGCCTGGAACAGAATTAGAAATCACAGGAGATCAATTATATACTTTTGGAGGTGAATCTAATGGTTCCCAAGAAGGAACTGCTGATGGAAGTAACTCTTGGAACGGAAATTAA
- a CDS encoding SusC/RagA family TonB-linked outer membrane protein has protein sequence MKTKKRGILTLLLAFIVHLSFAQQKTISGTVTDQDGLPLPGVNILVKGTKIGTQTGFDGEYTIAGNVGQVLIYTYIGQKETTRAIGTNNVINVQMEEDAEALDEIVVTGVARGTSTKKLGFALSKVSEESLQNVPAADPANALRGKVAGVRIVSPSGNPSSDASIRLRGSTSISGSQSPLIIVDGIITDGSLKDIAVENIESMEVIKGAAASSLYGSLAGNGVIQIITKKGRGKMQVTVKTEYGFSEIANDYDLSSVHPYKNDSQGVRMGDWDNDPSTPDTSNFGFDLSTGNRVLDDDAVFDNPYLTNNINNVDNIFTNQPFETNTVSIGGSKNDINYFLSAQRNETKGIIEGLDPYKRNNFRANFDVKASDKVTVKFNGSLAQTKGINVTEQGQGANVFYSGLVVEPFIDLQEKTADGEYSNVPSGYEVQGSNFQNPLYVLQNRRDGFDRQRMLLGASLNYDITDNFSFSAQQSLDQTIYSYKGIVKSGFITPTPSPTLNNGSITLNESKTSTLVSSMQLNYFTELSPDLNFAASLKYLFENRQFKSLNTSGYDFIAAQGVETIQNTPIDNRSVSSYYQKEIAKNYFVNVDLDYKDKLILNGLVRFDQSSLFGSDERNKMYYRGSLAYRLSQDLDINGIEEFKLRAAYGTAGQRPPAFNAQYETFTVNANSIVPGALGNTFLKPSETRELEVGLDIDFLDRFSFSTSYADTKTIDAMIQVPLSGVAGFSTQWQNIGEISSKYIEMSLSGNIIKNKNFSWDFQVNFDKGTQEITDLNGIAPFTRNTNSAIDIFRVEENLPYGTMFGQTFAKSTDQLITDNSGAVLNGTQGGTVSDYSVNSDGFVVLTSAIGTADEAPVKLYDEASNSDLISKIGDTNPDFNVGFSSSFKYKNLGLYVLTDWQQGGDIYNYTKQLLYFNERHIDLQTFGAAGKNQNYAQNIYNKSDPTDHFVEDGSFVKIREISLDYTLTGEQMNIDFIDSIKFGISGRNLFTWTNYTGWDPEVAIGQNPTNFRLDEFAYPNFRNYSFTFMIKF, from the coding sequence ATGAAGACAAAAAAAAGAGGAATCTTAACGCTATTATTAGCGTTTATTGTGCACTTATCATTTGCACAACAAAAAACGATTTCTGGTACAGTAACCGATCAAGATGGTTTACCTCTACCAGGAGTTAACATCCTTGTTAAAGGAACTAAAATAGGAACTCAAACTGGATTTGATGGCGAGTATACTATAGCGGGTAATGTTGGTCAGGTTTTAATCTACACCTACATTGGACAAAAAGAAACCACCAGAGCTATTGGGACAAACAACGTCATTAACGTTCAAATGGAAGAAGATGCAGAAGCGTTAGATGAAATTGTTGTTACTGGTGTTGCCAGAGGTACATCAACTAAAAAACTGGGTTTTGCGCTAAGTAAGGTAAGCGAAGAGAGTTTACAAAATGTTCCTGCGGCTGATCCTGCAAATGCCCTAAGAGGTAAGGTTGCTGGTGTAAGAATCGTTAGTCCATCTGGAAACCCTTCTTCTGATGCTTCAATAAGATTAAGAGGTTCTACATCTATATCTGGGTCACAATCACCTTTAATTATAGTAGATGGAATTATTACTGATGGATCTCTTAAAGATATAGCTGTTGAAAACATCGAATCTATGGAGGTTATTAAAGGTGCTGCCGCATCTTCTCTTTATGGTTCATTAGCTGGTAATGGTGTTATTCAAATCATCACTAAAAAAGGGCGTGGAAAAATGCAAGTAACTGTTAAAACAGAGTATGGCTTCTCTGAAATTGCTAATGATTACGATTTATCATCTGTACACCCATATAAAAATGACTCACAAGGAGTTAGAATGGGTGATTGGGATAATGACCCGTCAACTCCAGACACTAGCAACTTCGGTTTTGATTTATCTACTGGAAACAGAGTGCTAGATGATGATGCGGTTTTTGACAACCCATACCTAACTAACAACATAAACAATGTTGATAATATTTTTACTAACCAACCTTTTGAAACCAATACTGTTTCGATTGGTGGATCTAAAAATGATATTAACTATTTTTTATCTGCCCAAAGAAATGAGACAAAGGGTATTATAGAAGGTTTAGACCCATACAAAAGAAATAACTTTAGAGCTAACTTTGATGTTAAAGCCTCTGATAAGGTTACTGTTAAATTTAACGGATCATTAGCACAAACAAAAGGTATTAATGTAACTGAACAAGGACAAGGTGCCAATGTATTTTATAGTGGCCTGGTTGTAGAGCCTTTTATTGACTTACAAGAAAAAACAGCAGATGGCGAATACTCTAACGTACCTAGTGGTTATGAAGTACAAGGTTCTAATTTCCAAAACCCTCTTTATGTGTTACAAAATAGAAGAGATGGGTTTGATAGACAAAGAATGTTATTAGGAGCTTCTTTGAATTATGACATAACAGATAATTTTAGCTTTTCTGCACAACAAAGTTTAGATCAAACCATATACTCATACAAGGGAATAGTAAAATCAGGATTTATTACGCCTACACCAAGTCCTACACTTAACAATGGTAGCATAACTTTAAACGAAAGTAAAACAAGTACTTTAGTTTCGTCAATGCAATTAAATTATTTTACAGAACTTTCTCCTGATTTGAATTTTGCAGCGAGTTTAAAATACTTGTTTGAAAACAGACAATTTAAAAGTTTAAACACTTCTGGTTACGATTTTATAGCAGCTCAAGGTGTTGAAACAATACAAAATACTCCAATTGACAATAGAAGTGTTTCTTCTTATTACCAAAAAGAAATTGCTAAAAACTATTTTGTCAATGTTGATTTGGATTATAAAGACAAGTTAATACTTAATGGTTTAGTTAGGTTTGATCAATCTTCTTTGTTTGGTAGCGATGAAAGAAATAAAATGTACTACAGAGGATCATTAGCATATAGATTATCGCAAGATTTAGACATTAACGGAATAGAAGAATTCAAATTAAGAGCTGCTTATGGTACTGCTGGTCAAAGACCTCCTGCATTTAATGCTCAATACGAAACATTTACTGTTAATGCAAACTCAATAGTACCTGGTGCTTTAGGTAATACATTTTTAAAACCTTCAGAAACTAGAGAATTAGAGGTAGGTTTGGATATTGATTTCTTAGACAGATTTTCTTTCTCTACCAGTTATGCAGACACAAAAACTATTGATGCAATGATTCAGGTACCATTATCTGGTGTTGCAGGTTTCTCTACTCAATGGCAAAATATTGGTGAAATTTCTAGCAAATACATAGAAATGTCTTTATCTGGTAATATCATTAAGAACAAAAATTTCTCATGGGATTTCCAAGTTAATTTTGACAAGGGAACACAAGAGATAACTGACCTAAATGGTATTGCTCCATTTACGAGAAATACTAACTCTGCAATTGACATTTTTAGAGTTGAAGAAAATTTACCATACGGTACTATGTTTGGACAAACTTTTGCAAAATCTACAGATCAACTAATAACAGATAATTCTGGAGCAGTATTAAATGGTACGCAAGGAGGAACTGTAAGTGATTACTCTGTAAACAGTGATGGCTTTGTTGTTTTAACAAGTGCAATTGGTACAGCAGACGAAGCTCCTGTAAAATTATACGATGAAGCTTCAAATTCAGATTTAATATCAAAAATAGGTGACACCAACCCTGATTTCAATGTAGGTTTTTCATCTTCTTTTAAATATAAAAACTTAGGATTATATGTATTAACAGATTGGCAACAAGGTGGTGATATATACAACTACACTAAGCAACTTTTATACTTTAACGAGAGACATATTGACTTACAAACATTTGGAGCTGCTGGCAAAAACCAAAATTACGCTCAAAATATATACAACAAATCAGATCCAACTGATCACTTTGTAGAGGACGGTTCTTTCGTAAAAATTAGAGAAATATCATTAGACTATACTCTAACAGGCGAACAAATGAATATTGATTTCATTGATAGTATTAAATTCGGAATAAGTGGTAGAAACTTATTTACATGGACAAACTATACAGGATGGGATCCTGAGGTTGCAATAGGTCAAAACCCAACTAACTTTAGATTAGATGAATTTGCTTATCCTAACTTCAGAAATTATTCTTTCACATTTATGATTAAATTTTAA
- a CDS encoding SusC/RagA family TonB-linked outer membrane protein, whose translation MKTKQRGILTLLLAFIVHLTFAQQKTISGTVTDQDGIPLPGVNILVQGTTTGTQTDFDGKYTISASSGQVLLFTYLGQTPTSRTVSNSNVINVQMQEDAEALQEVIVTGLGISKKEKAIGYAVQKVTGESIDNAKEVNIVNSLQGKVAGVQIQGSSSTLGGSSRITIRGSNSFLGNNQPLFVIDGVPVSNQSFSSSSQERGFGGGNYDYGNSASDIDPSSIKTMSVLKGAAATAIYGSRGANGVILITTKNGSDKKGLGVTFDSSITIDEVRNLIPHQRMYGGGSSYETPSGFNEFTQDGVAYLAPNYGKDGSWGPKFDPNVNVRHWDSWDPGASNYKETRPWVAPDNTYDSFFNTGVTLMNSVSLSGANEKGSFRLGYSNVDQTGTTPNGALQRNTVNLNTTYNLTEKLKAGVTMSYIKTEAQNRNITGYSNGNPLQGFNQWWQTQLDVERIKNQQNTTEGNQYTWNPKGIVTDASGNLTSFDPTPNYFDNPSWVRNNFMQEDTRNRVFGNANFSYAITDNLSLSSQFGTDISQFSLMEGIPFRSVDPSKYVETERKFQENNFEVRLNYQKDFSEDFTFSGILGANRMRQFTKRITAATSGGLVVDRFYNISNSSAAANTDTYEANKGINSIFGSTSFGFKDMLFLDLSARNDWSSTLPKKNNSYFYPAASISFALSELDFIKGSNVVNFVKLRASIAQAGNDADPYRLSDVYSPLTPNFGSFPMYTVPNSQQNPDLVNELTTETEFGILVKLFNSRLSIDASYYDRLTEDQIFNVPTSSSTGYSSKLLNAGSMKNSGFEFQINGTPIQTENFRWDIGLNLTQQKNEVVELLKDENGETLVESINMGGTWAADLRIQEGKPYMAMYGQDYIYDDNGNKVVGDDGAYLFTDDRVYLGSAIADWVGGVSTSFTYKNFTLSGLIDFQEGGIIHSTSLQWAKYSGMHPETVAFNGESDTRANGMVLPGVTSTGAVNTTRIDPQTYYQTYWNRAAPNVYDASFIKFRDVRLSYSLPAKVLKDLPFTSVNLSVFGRNLAIISADVPYIDPQVITGSGNVQGLENAQVPPTRSFGVNLSAKF comes from the coding sequence ATGAAAACAAAACAAAGAGGAATCTTAACGCTACTCTTAGCGTTTATTGTGCACTTAACTTTTGCACAACAAAAAACGATTTCTGGTACAGTTACCGATCAAGATGGTATACCATTGCCAGGCGTAAACATCCTTGTACAAGGAACAACTACAGGTACTCAAACAGATTTTGATGGGAAATACACTATTTCTGCATCTAGCGGGCAAGTACTTTTATTTACTTATTTAGGTCAAACACCTACTTCTCGTACTGTTAGTAACTCTAACGTTATTAACGTACAAATGCAGGAAGATGCTGAAGCCCTTCAAGAAGTTATTGTTACTGGACTTGGTATAAGCAAGAAAGAAAAAGCTATTGGTTATGCTGTTCAAAAAGTTACAGGAGAAAGTATTGATAACGCCAAAGAAGTTAACATTGTAAACTCTTTACAAGGTAAAGTTGCAGGTGTACAAATCCAAGGTAGTTCATCTACTTTAGGTGGATCATCTAGAATAACTATTAGAGGATCAAACTCATTCTTAGGAAATAACCAGCCATTATTTGTAATTGACGGTGTTCCAGTAAGTAACCAAAGCTTTTCTAGCTCAAGCCAAGAAAGAGGTTTTGGTGGAGGCAACTATGATTACGGTAACTCTGCGTCAGATATAGACCCTTCTAGTATTAAAACTATGTCTGTATTAAAAGGTGCTGCCGCAACTGCTATATATGGTTCTAGAGGTGCAAATGGTGTTATATTGATTACGACCAAAAATGGATCTGACAAAAAAGGTCTTGGAGTAACTTTTGATAGTAGTATTACTATTGATGAAGTTAGAAACTTAATACCTCACCAAAGAATGTATGGTGGTGGTTCATCTTATGAAACACCAAGTGGATTTAATGAATTTACACAAGATGGTGTTGCATATTTAGCTCCCAACTACGGAAAAGATGGATCTTGGGGTCCTAAATTTGACCCAAATGTAAATGTGAGACATTGGGATTCTTGGGATCCAGGAGCTAGTAACTACAAAGAAACTAGACCTTGGGTTGCCCCTGATAACACATATGATTCATTCTTTAATACCGGTGTAACATTAATGAATAGCGTTTCATTAAGTGGGGCTAACGAAAAAGGTTCATTTAGATTGGGTTATTCTAATGTAGACCAAACAGGTACAACTCCTAATGGTGCTTTACAGAGAAATACAGTAAACCTAAACACAACTTATAATTTAACAGAAAAATTAAAAGCTGGTGTAACAATGAGCTACATAAAAACAGAAGCTCAAAACAGAAACATTACAGGTTATAGCAACGGAAACCCTTTACAAGGATTTAACCAATGGTGGCAAACACAATTAGATGTTGAGAGAATTAAAAATCAACAAAACACAACAGAAGGTAACCAATACACTTGGAACCCAAAAGGAATTGTTACAGATGCTTCTGGTAACTTAACTTCTTTTGATCCTACTCCTAATTATTTTGATAATCCATCATGGGTTAGAAATAACTTTATGCAAGAAGATACTAGAAATAGAGTTTTTGGTAACGCTAACTTTAGCTATGCTATAACTGACAACTTAAGCTTATCTTCTCAATTTGGTACAGATATATCTCAATTTAGTTTAATGGAAGGTATTCCATTTAGATCAGTAGATCCTTCTAAATATGTTGAAACTGAAAGAAAATTCCAAGAAAACAACTTTGAGGTTAGATTAAACTATCAAAAAGATTTTTCTGAAGACTTTACTTTTAGTGGTATATTGGGTGCTAACAGGATGAGACAGTTTACAAAAAGAATAACTGCTGCAACTTCTGGTGGTTTGGTAGTAGATCGTTTTTACAATATTAGCAATTCTAGTGCTGCTGCTAACACAGATACTTACGAGGCTAACAAAGGAATTAATAGTATATTTGGATCAACTTCTTTTGGTTTTAAAGATATGTTATTCTTAGATTTATCTGCTAGAAATGACTGGTCTTCTACACTTCCAAAAAAGAACAATAGCTATTTTTATCCTGCTGCTTCTATAAGTTTTGCTTTATCTGAATTAGATTTCATAAAAGGTAGTAACGTAGTAAATTTTGTTAAGCTTAGAGCTAGTATTGCTCAAGCGGGTAATGATGCAGATCCATATAGGTTATCTGATGTATATTCTCCTTTAACTCCAAACTTTGGAAGTTTCCCAATGTACACAGTTCCTAACTCACAGCAAAATCCTGACTTAGTTAATGAGTTAACTACAGAAACAGAATTTGGTATTTTAGTTAAATTATTTAATAGTAGATTAAGTATTGATGCTTCTTACTATGATAGACTTACAGAAGATCAAATTTTTAACGTTCCTACTTCTTCATCTACAGGTTATTCATCAAAATTATTGAATGCTGGTAGTATGAAAAATTCAGGTTTTGAATTCCAAATTAATGGTACTCCAATTCAAACAGAAAACTTTAGATGGGATATAGGATTAAACCTTACTCAACAGAAAAATGAAGTGGTTGAATTGTTAAAAGATGAAAATGGCGAAACTTTAGTTGAAAGTATTAATATGGGTGGAACTTGGGCTGCTGATTTAAGAATTCAAGAAGGAAAACCATATATGGCTATGTACGGTCAAGATTACATTTATGATGACAACGGAAACAAAGTTGTTGGTGATGATGGAGCATACCTATTTACTGATGATAGAGTTTACCTAGGATCTGCAATTGCTGACTGGGTTGGAGGTGTAAGTACATCTTTTACGTATAAAAACTTTACATTGTCTGGTTTAATAGATTTTCAAGAAGGTGGTATAATACACTCTACTTCTTTACAGTGGGCCAAATACTCAGGTATGCACCCAGAAACTGTAGCCTTTAATGGCGAAAGTGACACTAGAGCTAACGGAATGGTTTTACCTGGTGTAACATCTACTGGAGCTGTAAATACTACAAGAATAGATCCACAAACTTATTACCAAACATATTGGAATAGAGCTGCTCCTAACGTTTATGATGCTAGCTTTATTAAATTTAGAGACGTAAGATTAAGTTATTCTTTACCTGCTAAAGTGTTAAAAGACCTTCCTTTTACAAGTGTAAATCTTAGTGTATTTGGCAGAAACTTAGCTATAATCTCTGCAGATGTACCATATATTGACCCTCAAGTTATTACAGGCTCTGGTAACGTACAAGGTTTGGAGAACGCACAGGTTCCACCAACAAGATCATTTGGTGTTAATTTATCTGCTAAATTTTAA